Proteins found in one Anoplolepis gracilipes chromosome 7, ASM4749672v1, whole genome shotgun sequence genomic segment:
- the LOC140667975 gene encoding FAD synthase, with product MISFQCFYIRIKHFVMCAQVSSKFYGTTVHHPTARIIVIGDEILKGQVKDTNSYYTCNLLYKCGIKVKKISVIGDNVEEISKEIRNASKKYTYVITSGGIGPTHDDVTYEGLAKAFNDTLHYHPQLVDIIKYQFGIKDPSSLAYKMAQVPRKASLKFGSNPSTGTPNTYPYVVLENIYIFPGSPVFFEKSFQSLYQELLSTNRRRFIKEELFINAREDVFVNALSAVVKEFPNVTFGSYPVNNCRYFKTFVTIESDNENDIQKAKQRFCKLSPTDIFVNFDRTPHIDCVTKYNKFLRSCLRRSIYEQSLEELRQLCQNLDHVSIHIDGSIESSIVIHLTHICKTTHICKTQCYFNNKIQVVYFKEKQSTDLEEFVKEMIDKYNLSAYIVEAAPDERINKLIFMQPHLRTLLIGKVKEIDKNEVNFDYSNTNNADQLQICNLLHEWTNEDVWTLASSLYLPYKSAT from the exons ATGATAAGTTTCCAGTGTTTTTACAttcgtataaaacattttgtaatgtGTGCACAAGTGTCGTCAAAGTTTTATGGAACAACTGTACATCATCCTACGGCAAGAATAATTg ttattggAGATGAGATATTGAAAGGACAAGTAAAAGATACAAATTCCTATTACACGTGTAATCTCTTATATAAATGTggtattaaagtaaaaaag ATCTCTGTTATAGGTGATAATGTTgaagaaatttcaaaagaaattagaaatgCCTCCAAGAAATATACTTATGTTATAACATCTGGTGGAATTGGACCAACACATGATGATGTTACATATGAAG GTCTTGCTAAAGCTTTCAAtgatacattacattatcatccCCAATTAgtggatataataaaataccaaTTTGGGATTAAGGATCCTTCATCTCTTGCTTATAAAATGGCTCAAGTTCCTCGGAAAGCATCTCTAAAGTTTGGTTCAAATCCAAGCACAGGCACACCAAATACTTATCCATATGTcgtattagaaaatatatatatttttcctggCTCACCtgtattttttgagaaatctTTCCAAAGCTTGTATCAg GAATTGTTATCAACAAATAGAAgaagatttataaaagaagaacTATTTATTAATGCTAGAGAAGATGTATTTGTAAATGCTTTATCAGCTGTAGTAAAAGAATTTCCCAATGTTACTTTTGGTTCTTATCCTGTGAACAATTGCAG atattttaaaacattcgtGACTATAGAGAGTGataatgaaaatgatattCAAAAAGCAAAACAAAGATTCTGCAAGCTAAGTCCTACAgatattttcgtaaattttGATCGGACGCCACATATAGACTGTGTTAccaagtataataaatttcttcgaAGTTGTTTACGTCGATCGATTTACGAACAGTCGCTGGAAGAACTtag ACAATTGTGTCAGAATCTTGATCACGTTTCAATACATATCGATGGTAGTATAGAATCAAGCATTGTTATTCATCTTActcatatatgtaaaactactcatatatgtaaaactcagtgttattttaataataaaatacaagtgGTTTACTTCAAAGAGAAACAATCGACTGATCTAGAAGAATTCGTCAAGGAAATGAttgataa atataatttatcagcGTATATTGTGGAAGCTGCGCCTGATGAAaggataaacaaattaatatttatgcaacCGCACTTACGGACACTTTTAATCGGAAAAGTCAAAGAAATTGACAAAAATGAAGTTAACTTTGACTATAGTAACACGAATAATGCGGACCAATTACAAATCTGTAATTTGTTACATGAGTGGACAAATGAAGATGTATGGACTTTAGCTTCATCGTTATATCTACCTTATAAATCAGCGACTTAA
- the LOC140667703 gene encoding F-box only protein 7-like: MEKLHSLNRVVDISEPILAEESTFSMLALSLSAVLEQLDKNAIHHDYLVALLFVLLAESGFSISSTSNNLKWEQNTKLVHIPTDWKLPETGVYETHFILHNLENIQSKFIAIPYGDKLIVNIFPCIKEKKTYSMIVQTLKYVNPYSNNPYFRYMNLKEISHRFKDKLATPLRTDILSASGLTSPSFLGLPIELRLIITAMLHPLDIQRLALCSKEFYKFCLDSLLTKPIKK, encoded by the exons ATGGAGAAGTTACATTCTTTAAATAGGGTAGTTGATATATCTGAACCAATACTGGCAGAAGAGAGCACATTTTCTATGCTAGCATTATCATTGAGTGCTGTATTAGAACAATTGGATAAAAATGCTATACATCATGATTATCTTGTTGCTTTACTGTTTGTTTTATTAGCAGAATCTGGATTTTCTATATCGTCCacttctaataatttaaagtg ggaacaaaatacaaaattggtTCATATACCTACAGATTGGAAATTGCCAGAAACAGGTGTATATgaaacacattttatattgcataacTTGGAGAATattcaatcaaaatttattgcaataccTTATGGCGATAAATTGatagttaatatatttccatgcataaaagaaaaaaagacttATAGCATGATTGTTCagacattaaaatatgtaaatccaTACTCGAATAATCCATATTTTCGATATATGAATCTCAAAGAAATATCACATAG GTTTAAAGACAAACTGGCTACACCTTTGCGGACAGATATACTATCAGCATCTGGTTTAACAAGTCCTAGTTTTCTGGGCTTGCCAATAGAGTTACGATTAATAATCACAGCTATGTTACATCCATTAGATATACAACGTTTGGCATTATGTtccaaagaattttataagttttgttTAGACTCATTATTGACAAAAccaattaaaaagtaa
- the Heix gene encoding ubiA prenyltransferase domain-containing protein 1 homolog translates to MMSNGTSNPTRKIEDSSMVNNAHHSSTSPALGSPLMKLSSYFLAVRPWSLSASLMPTLLGSALAYRMTGLASFSWITLIVIVVTVVCVHGAGNVVNTYFDYVKGVDSRKSDDRILVDHLLSKDELVSLGAFLYTAGCLGFVLLAAISPAKMEHLALVYFGGLSSSFLYTGGIGFKYIALGDVLILVIFGPISVLFAFMTQTGYVELGTIYYAIPLALNTEAILHSNNTRDTDSDRKAGIVTLAILIDHTASHVLYAFLLFTPYIILIVLALRYSIWFLLPVITLPTAFKIEKDFRNPHKIQNVPKRTARLNMFLGILYVIACLLVNSLPYL, encoded by the coding sequence ATGATGTCCAACGGCACTTCGAATCCAACTAGGAAAATCGAAGATAGCTCTATGGTGAATAATGCACATCACAGCTCGACATCGCCAGCTTTGGGTTCTCCTCTTATGAAGTTGTCTTCATACTTTCTGGCGGTCCGACCATGGTCACTAAGTGCATCTCTAATGCCAACGCTTCTCGGATCCGCGCTTGCGTATCGAATGACAGGTCTAGCAAGTTTCAGTTGGATAACCCTGATCGTTATTGTGGTCACAGTAGTTTGTGTACATGGCGCTGGTAACGTAGTAAACACTTATTTTGACTATGTGAAGGGTGTCGATAGTCGGAAAAGCGACGACAGAATATTAGTAGATCATTTATTATCTAAAGACGAGTTGGTCTCGTTGGgagcttttttatatacagcaGGTTGCTTGGGATTTGTCTTATTGGCAGCCATCTCCCCTGCCAAGATGGAACATCTAGCTCTTGTATACTTTGGAGGTTTATCCTCCTCTTTTCTCTATACCGGAGGTATAGGATTTAAATACATTGCTCTGGGCGATGTACTTATTTTAGTCATATTTGGTCCAATCTCTGTTCTATTTGCCTTCATGACACAAACCGGTTATGTTGAATTAGGAACGATTTATTACGCTATACCGCTCGCGTTAAACACTGAGGCTATTTTACATAGCAACAACACGAGAGATACGGATAGCGATAGAAAGGCAGGAATCGTAACATTAGCGATTTTAATAGATCATACCGCGTCTCATgttttatatgcttttttattgtttacaccatatataattcttatagtATTGGCATTAAGATATTCAATATGGTTCTTACTGCCAGTAATCACTCTTCCGACCGcctttaaaatagaaaaagattttcgAAATCCGCATAAAATTCAAAACGTGCCTAAACGAACAGCCagattaaatatgtttttaggTATTTTGTATGTTATCGCTTGCTTGCTTGTGAACTCACTTCCTTATctataa
- the Slv gene encoding sugar transporter SWEET1, whose product MTLTEIKDVLALSASIFTVLQFLAGVLVCKKYIRNGTTGDSSSLAFMTCFMSCSLWLRYGVLIGDLFIVSVNIFGTVLQICYMIIYILYSVKGSTTIKQFMVAICFVLLIYIYSIYQDDKVVAAKHVGFLSCSLTVLFFASPLISLVQVIKVKSTESLPFPVIIASMVVSCQWFAYGCLLGDQFIQIPNFLGCVLSGFQLSLFLIYPSKRTDQAYFI is encoded by the exons atgacttTGACGGAGATTAAAGATGTTCTCGCATTGTCTGCTTCAATTTTTACGGTTTTACAATTTTTGGCTGGCGT cttAGTatgcaagaaatatattagaaatggTACGACTGGAGATAGCTCAAGTTTGGCCTTTATGACATGTTTTATGtc ttGTAGTTTGTGGCTGCGATATGGAGTACTTATTGGAGATTTGTTTATTGtgtctgtaaatatttttgggACAGTATTACAAATATgctatatgataatttatatcttgtaCAGTGTAAAAGGATCAACTACCATTAAGCAGTTTATGGTAGCGATATGCTttgttttacttatatatatctacagtATTTATCAAGATGATAAAGTGGTGGCTGCAAAACATGTAGGATTTCTTAGTTGCAGTTTGAcggtattattttttgcatcacCATTGATTTCACTT gtacaagtaataaaagtaaaaagcaCGGAGAGTTTGCCATTTCCAGTCATAATAGCTTCTATGGTAGTTTCCTGTCAATGGTTTGCGTACGGATGTTTACTTGGTGAccaatttatacaaataccAAATTTTTTGGGTTGTGTATTGTCAGGTTTTCAACTTTCTTTGTTTTTGATTTATCCAAGTAAACGAACAGATCAAgcctattttatataa